ATAAATTCCATCTCTTGAAGTATGGTCTAGCTGCGGTTCTTGTTTTTGTAGGTCTTAAGATGGTTTGGTTGAATAAACTTTTTGACGGCCATTTCCCGATTGGTGTGTCGCTCGCCGTGATTGCTTTCTTCATAGGCGGCTCTATTGTGGCCTCATTGCTTATTAAACCCAAAAAAGCGTAAATTAAGTCATGACAAAGGCCCTCCATAAAGAGACAATATCTTTATAGGGGGCTTTTTTATGAATAAAAGACTCTTCTTCGCTCTCAATGCCACAGATCCTTTGGCCGAGACCTTTCCTCCCACCTTCAAAAAATTGAAGATCAATGCCGATCGCAGAGAAATCTCTGTGAAGTGGGTGCCGATTGATAATTTCCATATCACGGTGAGCTTTTTAGGAGATCGGCCCGAAGAAGAACTCCCCTTGATTGCCGAAACACTGCAAACGGTCTGCACTCAGTTTACTCCGTTTGATTTAAAGATCGAAGATATGGGTGCATTCTCCAATGAACACGATGCGCGGGTGATTTGGCTCGGAGTTCAAAAGAAAAGATATCTCGCTGAGTTTAAAGAAATCTTAGATCAAGCTCTTTTAGAAAAACAAATTCTGACGAAGCCTGACGAAAGAGCTTTTTCTCCGCATCTTACGATCGGACGACTTCGCAATCCGCGCAGTGTGAAAGATATGATTTCACCGTTTAAGCGTAAAAGCTTCGGCAAGATCCATGTGAATGAAATTGTTTTGTATGAATCAAATCTGCAGGGAGCGTTTCCAGTTTATACACCCGTGCTTCGCTGCCCTTTGACAGGAGAAGAAGAGGCCGTTGAAGAAGCCTCCCCTTCTTTGTTTTACTAACGAGGAAATGTGTTTCC
This region of Bdellovibrio sp. BCCA genomic DNA includes:
- the thpR gene encoding RNA 2',3'-cyclic phosphodiesterase encodes the protein MNKRLFFALNATDPLAETFPPTFKKLKINADRREISVKWVPIDNFHITVSFLGDRPEEELPLIAETLQTVCTQFTPFDLKIEDMGAFSNEHDARVIWLGVQKKRYLAEFKEILDQALLEKQILTKPDERAFSPHLTIGRLRNPRSVKDMISPFKRKSFGKIHVNEIVLYESNLQGAFPVYTPVLRCPLTGEEEAVEEASPSLFY